From the genome of Pseudomonas helvetica:
GTGCCGCGTCCGGCGTATCGGATTGGCGTGCCCATTGGCGGGCGCTGGAATGAAGTGTTCAACAGCGATGCGGGCATCTACGCCGGCTCCAACTATGGCAATGGCGGCGGTGTGATGACCGAAGAGGAGGGCAGCCACGGCCAACCCTTGTCGTTGGTGCTGAATCTGCCGCCGTTGGCGGTGTTGATGTTGCGTCCAGAGGGGTGATGTTGAGCTGATGTGCTAACTGGCTTCGATTGCCGACTCCTGCGCAGGATGGTGATCCTGCGCAGGAACGGCGACCGGTTGCGCTTACTTGCCGCTGGTCACCAGTTCTTCCAGGTGATCCATGATTTCCTGTGGCTTGAGCACCAGCACATCGCTTTCCAGCGAGTCGAGTACCACTTCCGCGGTGTTTCCGATCAAGGCCCCCGAGAACCCGGTGCGCGCCACAGTGCCGATGACGGTCACCGACGCCTGCAATTTATGCGCAATGTGGGGAATCAGCACATCGGCCGGACCTTCTTCGATATGCAGGTGTTCATCGTCGATGTCGAACTCGGCCTGGAACGCCTTGCACGCTTCGCGGTAGCGGGCCTCGATGGTTTCCTTGAGCTGGAACACCGGGTCGGCCGCCGAGAGCATGGGCGATGGATGGGCGCTGATGACGTGCAGATGGGCCTTGGCCAGGTGAGCGATGTCGAAGCCATGATCGACGATGCTCGCATGCAGCACGCGGTGCTCGGGGTCGTTGTTGCCCACGTCGATGGCCGCCAGAATCGTCCCGCCGGTCCAGGGTTTCGAGGTCTTCACCAGTAACACCGGGCTCGGGCACTGGCGCAGCAGT
Proteins encoded in this window:
- a CDS encoding universal stress protein, whose amino-acid sequence is MQAIRSILVVIEPLPEESLALKRAKMIAGVTQAHLHLLICDKEHDHSALLSVLKASLQEDGHSVTTEQAWNKSLHETIIDVQQAEGCGLVIKQHFPDNPLKKALLTPADWKLLRQCPSPVLLVKTSKPWTGGTILAAIDVGNNDPEHRVLHASIVDHGFDIAHLAKAHLHVISAHPSPMLSAADPVFQLKETIEARYREACKAFQAEFDIDDEHLHIEEGPADVLIPHIAHKLQASVTVIGTVARTGFSGALIGNTAEVVLDSLESDVLVLKPQEIMDHLEELVTSGK